The DNA region AATCAGGACGGGCGGTTGCGGCATCACGCGGCGGAGTGAGGCGCGGAACCCCCTCGACAGGCGCGCCGGCATGACCGATCCTTCCGCGCGACGAATTGTGCGTGGGGGTGATGCATGCCGCTCGACCACCGGGAGTCGCTGTTCCGCCGCATCGCGGAGCGGCGCGACGACCTCGTCGCGCTGACCCGCGACCTGATCCGCATCCCCACCGTGAACCCGCCCGGCGACGTCTACACCGATTGCGCGGAGCTCCTCGGCCGGCGGCTGGCCGGGCGCGGCTTCGCCGTGGAGTATGTGCGGGCGGACGGGGCGCCGGGCGACAGCGACCGCTACCCGCGCACCAACATCGTCGCCCGCATTGAGGGTCGTGAGCCCGGCCCCTGCGTCCACTTCAACGGCCACATCGACGTGGTGCCCGCCGGCCAGGGCTGGACGGTCGATCCCTTCGAAGGCGTCGTGAAGGACGGGCGCGTCTATGGCCGCGGCGCCTGCGACATGAAGGGCGGCATCGCCGCCTCGATCATCGCCGTGGAGGCGATCCTGGAGGCGGGCATCCCCTTCCCCGGCGCGCTGGAAATCTCCGGCACGGTGGACGAGGAGTCCGGCGGCTACGGCGGGGTCGGGCATCTCGCCACGCTCGGCTACTTCTCCCGCCCGCGCGTCGACCACGTCATCATCCCGGAGCCGCTAAACGTGGACCGGGTGTGCATCGGCCACCGCGGCGTCTGGTGGGCGGAGATCGAAACGAAGGGCCGCGTC from Azospirillum brasilense includes:
- a CDS encoding acetylornithine deacetylase/succinyl-diaminopimelate desuccinylase family protein: MPLDHRESLFRRIAERRDDLVALTRDLIRIPTVNPPGDVYTDCAELLGRRLAGRGFAVEYVRADGAPGDSDRYPRTNIVARIEGREPGPCVHFNGHIDVVPAGQGWTVDPFEGVVKDGRVYGRGACDMKGGIAASIIAVEAILEAGIPFPGALEISGTVDEESGGYGGVGHLATLGYFSRPRVDHVIIPEPLNVDRVCIGHRGVWWAEIETKGRVAHGSMPFLGNCAVRHMGAVLHRIETELIPRLAAKRTAMPVVPEGARQSTLNINAIHGGQPENHGGLPSPMVPDRCRMVIDRRYLIEEDPEEVRAEITGILEGLRRERSGFDYELREVLAFLPTLTDADAPVVRAVGAAIETVLGRPAAQVVSPGTYDQKHIARVGHLKDCIAYGPGILDLAHQPDEYVGIDDMVHSAQVMAMAALSLLRREV